CTGCATCCTGATCGACGACATCGTCGATTCCGGCGGCACGCTGGTGAACGCCGCCGACGCGCTGCTCGCCAACGGCGCCAAGGACGTCTACGCCTACATCACCCACGGCGTGCTGTCCGGCGGCGCCTGCGCCCGCATCAATTCCTCGAAGCTGAAAGAGCTGGTGATCACCGACTCGATCCAGCCGACCAACGCGGTGTGCAACAGCGCCAACATCCGCACCCTGTCGATCGCCTCGCTGATCGCCGAAGCGATCGGCCGCACCGCCTCCGAAGAGTCGGTGTCGAGCCTGTTCGACTGATAACTCACCCCCACACCGTCATTCCGGGGCACGCGCGCAGCGCGTGAACCCGGAATCCAGACGTTCAGGGCACCTCTGGATTCCGGGTTCGCGAGCTGCGCTCGCGCCCCGGAATGACGAACGAGAGAGCGTTTCCGATCGAGACTTACGCGCGCTGCGCAACGGCAGCGGCACAATCTCTCACACGATCCCCGCCGCCACCTGCCCCCTGAGCCGTTCGAGGCTGAGCAGCGTGTCGGCGCAGGCGTGGGCGACTTCGGCCCCCTTGGCGGCGAAGTGCTGCTTGAAGAACGCGACCTGCTCGGCGCCGCTTTCGAAGGATTGCGGCGTCGCCACCGCCGAAAACACCGGCACCTCGGTGCGGAGTTGCACGTCCATCAGCGCCTTGATCACCGTCTCGGCGACGAAGCCGGTGAGGCCGCCGTCGACGACGAGACCGGCGGCGACGATCGCGGTGTAGCGCCGCGTCTTGGCCAGCGTCTGCACATGCAGCGGAATTTCGAACGACCCCGGCACCTCGAACAGATCGACCTGCGACGCCTCGACGCCGCGCGCGACGATCTCGCGCGCGAACGCCTCCCAGCATTCGGCCACGACGTCGTGATGCCAGGACGACTGCACGAAGGCGACGCGCTGCGGCCGGGCGAACCGCGGATATTCCGCGGCGAGCGCAGGCGGCGGCGCGTCGGTGGGATCGGTCATGGTGTCGGTCATCGGGGCACTCGCCTGAGTTCTGGAACGAGCCTCAGGCTACCAGCGCGCGGCACCGAATCAAAGGTCGACGGCACGCCGCCGGACTCGCGACAGGTGAAATCCAACCGCCGGACTCGGACCACGCGAATCCGATTCCGTTTTGTTCTTCGCTGATGTGATCGAACTGTGGACGGGCCGCGGTTTGGCTGTGGATGGGTCACCCTCGGGATTGCACGGATTCGGCAAATCACATCATTTCAGTTCTGCAACCTCGGTTCGTCCGGATCACGCATTTGCAACGATCCACCGGGCACAGGCGCGTATCGGCCTGCCACATGCGTATCAGGCACATTCAACGTGAAGGTCGAGACGGCATGGCCATCCTCGAAGGCGTCTTCGATTCCAGAAACAACCCGCTCGAGGCGGTCGAAGACATCGCCGCGTCGAACGATCTGGTGTTCGAACGATCCGGCGAAGACGAAATCACCATCGCGGCGAAGGGTCAGTGGACCGACTACACGCTGTCCTTCACCTGGATGAGCGAGATCGAAGCGCTGCATCTGGCCTGCGCCTTCGACATGAAGGTGCCCTCGGCGCGGCGCAACGAGACCCAGCGGCTGATCGCGGCGATCAACGAACAGCTCTGGGTCGGTCATTTCGATCTGTGGACGCATACCGGCACGATCATGTTTCGCCAGGCGCTGGTGCTGCCCGGCGGACTATCGGCGACCAGCGCGCAATGCGAGACCATGCTGATCAGTTCGATCAGCGCCTGCGAGCGCTACTATCCGGCGATGCAGTTCACCGTGTGGGCCGGCAAGACCGCGGCGGAAGCGATGAGCGCCGCGATGTTCGACACCGAAGGCGAAGCGTAAGAACGCTCTCGCGAGCATCATTTCCCCTTCGTCATTGCGAGCGAAGCGAAGCAATCCAGAGCGCAGAGCAAGGGAGTGCTGGATTGCTTCGTCGCTTTGCTCCTCGCAATGACGAACTGATCCGGGCGGCCTCAGCCCTGGCACTTGTGACGCCCTCGTTGTTCCCATAAAACGCCTGCGAGAACGCGCCGCCGTCGCGGCGCGCGATGGATGCTCGCCATGGCCAACACTCCGAAGTCACCCGCCCTGCAGCAGCTCGGCGGCAATCTCGTGCTCGCCGGCGCCGGCAAGATGGGCGGCGCGCTGCTCACCGGCTGGCTTGCGCAAGGGCTCGACGGCGGCGAGGTGGTGGTGATCGACCCGCAGCCCTCCGACGAGATCCGCGCGCTGACCGCGCGCGGCGTTCGCATCAACGCCGCGGCGTCCGATGTCGGCGCGGTGGCGACGATGCTGGTCGCGGTGAAGCCGCAGACCTTCGCCGGCGCCGCTCCCGCGTTGCGCAGCTATGCCGGCCCCTCGACTCTGGTGGTGTCGGTGATGGCCGGCACGCCGATCGCCGCCCTCGCCGCGCAGATCGGCGGTCACGTCGTCCGCGCGATGCCGAACACGCCGGCGGCAATCGGCCGCGGCATCACGGTGGCGGTCGCCGCCGATGACGTCACGCCCCAACAGCGCGCCACTGCGGACGCGCTGCTGCGCGCCACCGGCGCGGTCGAATGGGTCGAGGACGAGAGCTTGATCGACGCCGTCACCGCGGTGTCGGGCTCGGGCCCGGCCTACGTCTTCCTGCTCGCCGAGGAACTGGCCCGCGCCGGCGTCGAGGCCGGCCTGCCGGAAGCGCTCGCGACGACGCTGGCGCGCGCCACCGTCGCGGGCTCCGGCGAACTGCTGCATCGCTCCGAGCTGGATTCCGCGACGCTGCGCCAAAACGTCACCTCCCCCGGCGGCACCACCGCCGCCGCACTCGCCGTGCTGATGGCCGACGACGGCTTCCGCCCGCTGCTGACCCGCGCGGTGGCGGCGGCGGCGAAGCGATCGCGGGAATTGGCGAAGTAATCGCGACGCTTCCACACACACCGACGTCATCGCCCGGCTCGACCGGGCGACCCAGTATTCCAGAGTGGTCGTTATAGACGTGTGCGCTCTGGAATACTGGATCACCCGCATGCGCGGGTGATGACGACAGTGTGTGCAGAATCGCTTCGTCCTACACCGGCACCCGCACCGTCGCGCGCAAGCCGCCCATCGGGCTGTCGCCCAGCGTGATGTCGCCGCCATGCGAGCGGGCGATGTCGCGGGCGATCGCAAGGCCGAGGCCGGTGCCGCCTTCGTCCTGGTTGCGGGCGTCGTCGAGCCGCAAGAACGGCTTGAACACTTCCTCGCGCATCGCCATCGGAATGCCGGGACCGTCGTCGTCGATCATCACCGTGAGATAGCGGTGATCGCGCTGGCCGGTGATGGCGATGGCGTCGGCGTGGCGCGCCGCGTTCGACACCAGATTGGCGAGGCAGCGCTTGAACGACGCCGGCTTGACCGTCACCACCGGCTGGCCGGAGAACGCCACAGTGGCGCGGTGGCCGTGACGCTCGGCGTCGCTGCGTAGTTCCTCGAGCGCCGCCGCCATGTCGGTCGGCTGCGCCCGCTCGC
The DNA window shown above is from Rhodopseudomonas palustris HaA2 and carries:
- a CDS encoding 6,7-dimethyl-8-ribityllumazine synthase, which codes for MTDTMTDPTDAPPPALAAEYPRFARPQRVAFVQSSWHHDVVAECWEAFAREIVARGVEASQVDLFEVPGSFEIPLHVQTLAKTRRYTAIVAAGLVVDGGLTGFVAETVIKALMDVQLRTEVPVFSAVATPQSFESGAEQVAFFKQHFAAKGAEVAHACADTLLSLERLRGQVAAGIV
- the proC gene encoding pyrroline-5-carboxylate reductase — translated: MLAMANTPKSPALQQLGGNLVLAGAGKMGGALLTGWLAQGLDGGEVVVIDPQPSDEIRALTARGVRINAAASDVGAVATMLVAVKPQTFAGAAPALRSYAGPSTLVVSVMAGTPIAALAAQIGGHVVRAMPNTPAAIGRGITVAVAADDVTPQQRATADALLRATGAVEWVEDESLIDAVTAVSGSGPAYVFLLAEELARAGVEAGLPEALATTLARATVAGSGELLHRSELDSATLRQNVTSPGGTTAAALAVLMADDGFRPLLTRAVAAAAKRSRELAK
- a CDS encoding YbjN domain-containing protein — protein: MAILEGVFDSRNNPLEAVEDIAASNDLVFERSGEDEITIAAKGQWTDYTLSFTWMSEIEALHLACAFDMKVPSARRNETQRLIAAINEQLWVGHFDLWTHTGTIMFRQALVLPGGLSATSAQCETMLISSISACERYYPAMQFTVWAGKTAAEAMSAAMFDTEGEA